The Niallia alba genome includes a window with the following:
- a CDS encoding redoxin domain-containing protein, which translates to MNQKIVSIAFVLLAIFFLTHTKVVQAATGLNIGDTAPNFTLKDLSGKKVQLSDFKGKSVMINFWATWCPPCKKEMLDIETFSKEYKDQWVVLAVNVDGGNEEGVRQFIQERKLTFPVIMDEKDVVANQYHILSIPTTYFLNKDGVIINKAYTMLTFEQMRELAQSKKE; encoded by the coding sequence ATGAACCAAAAAATTGTTTCTATTGCTTTTGTGCTGCTAGCCATTTTTTTTCTTACCCATACAAAAGTTGTCCAAGCGGCAACTGGATTGAATATAGGGGATACAGCTCCTAATTTTACACTAAAGGATTTAAGTGGTAAAAAGGTCCAGTTATCTGATTTCAAAGGTAAATCTGTCATGATTAATTTTTGGGCAACTTGGTGCCCTCCATGTAAAAAAGAGATGCTTGATATAGAAACATTTTCTAAAGAGTACAAAGATCAATGGGTTGTTCTTGCTGTTAATGTTGATGGGGGAAATGAAGAAGGTGTTAGACAATTTATCCAAGAGAGAAAGCTCACCTTTCCTGTAATAATGGATGAAAAAGATGTGGTGGCTAATCAATATCATATACTTAGTATTCCAACAACGTACTTTCTTAATAAGGATGGTGTCATCATTAATAAGGCGTATACTATGTTAACATTTGAGCAAATGAGAGAATTGGCACAAAGTAAAAAAGAATAA
- a CDS encoding FbpB family small basic protein, translating into MRKPRKRSFQELVLENKMQLLKDREAIEKIEERLERKHLKKVR; encoded by the coding sequence ATGAGAAAACCTCGCAAACGTTCATTTCAAGAATTAGTTTTAGAAAATAAAATGCAATTATTAAAGGATAGAGAAGCAATCGAAAAAATTGAAGAACGGTTAGAAAGAAAGCATTTGAAAAAAGTACGTTAA
- a CDS encoding acid-soluble spore protein N, with the protein MSNPKKDSKHFVPSHIGTKSRSFGGNKGKQMQDKSGQHAQVIQTKGE; encoded by the coding sequence ATGAGTAATCCTAAAAAAGACAGTAAACACTTTGTACCTAGCCATATTGGGACAAAATCTAGAAGCTTTGGTGGGAACAAAGGAAAACAAATGCAGGATAAATCAGGACAACATGCACAAGTAATTCAAACAAAAGGCGAATAA